One genomic region from Pseudodesulfovibrio sp. S3 encodes:
- a CDS encoding DUF362 domain-containing protein: MASKVYFWNLRASSKAPFGKRMRSLLKAAKADKAINEGDLTAVKLHFGEQGTTGFLRPLWIKPILDFIIEAGGKPFLTDASTLYVGQRGEAVSHALCAARHGWDPLILNAPVIIADGLRGEFEVTVPVEGKHLDEVYLGGAIAEADFLVSLNHFKGHELAGYGGALKNLGMGAASKKGKMQQHFSTGPIVKPDLCEACEACIKACKTGALYIDDTIGKIALNAEKCVGCGGCFVACRHGGLEVNWKVGVQDFLERMMEYVKGVLATKRTPCLHVNFVMDVVPDCDCVGFTDAPICPDIGVLVSFDPVAVDQASMDLVSQAQPLYPSQLPFGVTPGQNKFLAIHRHVPENFGLDYAEELGIGTREYELVSL, translated from the coding sequence ATGGCTTCAAAGGTGTATTTCTGGAATCTGCGGGCCTCGTCCAAGGCTCCGTTCGGCAAGAGGATGCGCAGCCTGCTCAAGGCCGCCAAAGCGGATAAGGCCATCAACGAGGGCGACCTGACCGCGGTCAAGCTGCACTTCGGCGAACAGGGAACCACCGGTTTCCTGCGTCCTTTGTGGATCAAGCCGATCCTGGATTTCATCATCGAGGCGGGCGGGAAGCCGTTTTTGACCGATGCCTCCACCTTGTATGTGGGCCAGCGCGGTGAGGCTGTGTCCCATGCCCTGTGTGCGGCCCGGCACGGTTGGGATCCGCTCATCCTGAATGCGCCGGTGATCATCGCCGATGGCCTCAGGGGAGAGTTCGAGGTGACCGTGCCCGTGGAGGGCAAGCATCTGGACGAGGTCTATCTGGGCGGGGCCATTGCCGAGGCCGATTTCCTGGTGTCGCTGAATCATTTCAAGGGGCACGAACTGGCCGGTTACGGAGGCGCTCTCAAAAATCTCGGTATGGGGGCCGCATCCAAGAAGGGCAAGATGCAGCAGCATTTTTCCACTGGTCCCATTGTCAAACCGGACCTGTGCGAGGCGTGCGAGGCCTGCATCAAGGCATGCAAGACCGGGGCGCTTTACATCGACGATACTATTGGCAAGATAGCCCTCAACGCGGAAAAGTGTGTGGGTTGCGGTGGCTGTTTCGTGGCTTGTCGCCACGGCGGCCTGGAGGTGAACTGGAAGGTGGGCGTTCAGGACTTTCTGGAGCGGATGATGGAGTACGTCAAGGGCGTGCTGGCCACCAAGCGCACCCCCTGTCTGCATGTCAATTTCGTCATGGACGTGGTGCCCGACTGCGACTGTGTGGGCTTTACCGATGCACCCATCTGCCCGGATATCGGCGTCCTGGTCAGCTTCGACCCCGTGGCCGTGGATCAGGCGTCCATGGACCTGGTCAGTCAGGCCCAGCCCCTGTATCCGAGCCAGTTGCCCTTCGGGGTGACTCCCGGTCAAAACAAGTTTCTGGCCATCCACAGGCACGTGCCCGAAAACTTCGGCCTGGACTACGCCGAGGAACTCGGTATCGGCACACGGGAGTATGAGCTGGTGAGCCTGTAG
- a CDS encoding universal stress protein: MEKDLLLAIGDDRAASYNLRFLNEVFDSFCDLKMTLFYVAPRVVICDRLDTNRPLTDDEHRELVAHKKGSGKKALEDARRWIVDVAGCSGEKVRTKVVHSKVGTVRELIDEARNGLYDALVLGRKEFSWFEEIFENSVCHELLWQDIDFPIWVCKRPPDHPRHDILLCMDGSEPSLRMVDHAGYMLAEEPRHTFTLFHVAQQGYETARAGRIFDEGLALLGENGVPDDRIELKMVTDKNVVKAILSEVQVGNYSAVGVGRHGTSSQTRMENLFPSTVSVQLLRQLTDAALWISK, from the coding sequence GTGGAAAAAGACCTCCTCCTCGCCATCGGCGACGACCGCGCCGCCTCATACAACCTGCGTTTCCTCAACGAGGTGTTCGACAGCTTCTGCGACCTCAAGATGACCCTGTTCTATGTTGCCCCCAGAGTCGTCATCTGCGACAGGCTCGATACAAACAGGCCCCTCACGGACGACGAGCACAGGGAGCTTGTGGCTCACAAGAAAGGCTCAGGGAAAAAGGCGCTCGAAGATGCGCGCCGCTGGATAGTCGACGTCGCAGGATGCAGCGGTGAAAAAGTACGAACCAAGGTGGTGCATTCCAAGGTGGGCACTGTCCGGGAACTCATCGACGAAGCGCGAAACGGCCTCTACGATGCCCTGGTCCTGGGCCGCAAGGAGTTCTCCTGGTTCGAGGAGATATTCGAGAACTCCGTGTGTCACGAGCTGTTGTGGCAGGACATCGATTTCCCCATCTGGGTCTGCAAACGGCCGCCCGACCACCCCCGGCACGATATCCTGCTGTGCATGGACGGCTCAGAACCCTCCCTGCGCATGGTCGACCACGCCGGGTACATGCTGGCCGAGGAACCCAGGCATACCTTCACGCTGTTTCATGTGGCCCAGCAGGGCTACGAAACGGCCCGGGCCGGGCGTATCTTTGATGAGGGTTTGGCCTTGCTGGGCGAGAACGGCGTCCCTGATGACCGCATCGAACTGAAGATGGTCACGGATAAAAACGTGGTCAAGGCTATCCTCAGTGAGGTGCAGGTGGGCAACTACTCTGCGGTGGGCGTGGGACGGCACGGCACCAGCAGTCAGACCAGGATGGAAAACCTGTTTCCCAGCACGGTCTCGGTACAGCTCCTGCGCCAACTCACGGACGCGGCCCTCTGGATCAGCAAATAG
- a CDS encoding DUF4390 domain-containing protein produces the protein MRTHEKKKILAQIGVVLVILLLAGSALAQSLSLMAPSLANVRGRLTARFGVAVEEKPILKGELEDGGVLVLKCQVRLIEANDYWFNRVISEAQFESILKFDPLTRDFIMSLPDRETLLRNTDLGKLLDEGWGTIEASLGEWALLDRGRKYSLLLHTSMNEQDAPEGVMRYIYFWSWDAGADNSFQLDFTF, from the coding sequence ATGCGTACCCATGAGAAAAAGAAGATTTTGGCCCAAATCGGGGTTGTCCTGGTTATCCTCCTCCTGGCCGGAAGCGCACTGGCCCAGAGTCTGAGCCTCATGGCCCCTTCCCTGGCCAATGTACGGGGCAGGCTCACGGCCCGTTTCGGGGTCGCCGTGGAGGAGAAACCCATATTGAAGGGAGAGCTTGAGGACGGTGGCGTGCTGGTACTCAAGTGTCAGGTGCGGCTGATCGAAGCCAACGATTACTGGTTTAATCGTGTGATTTCCGAGGCCCAGTTCGAGAGCATCCTCAAGTTCGATCCGCTGACCAGGGATTTCATCATGTCCCTGCCTGATCGCGAGACCCTCCTGCGGAATACCGACCTGGGCAAGCTGCTCGACGAGGGCTGGGGGACCATAGAAGCCAGCTTGGGCGAGTGGGCACTCCTTGACCGCGGCAGAAAGTACAGTCTGCTGCTGCATACCTCCATGAACGAGCAGGACGCGCCCGAGGGCGTGATGCGGTATATCTATTTCTGGTCCTGGGACGCCGGGGCCGACAACTCCTTTCAGCTTGATTTTACCTTCTAG
- a CDS encoding GNAT family N-acetyltransferase encodes MPMNIVVAMEDDYLEIMEVWEASVRATHEFLTERDIRFFRSVILSEYLPTVTLHCVKDGVGRIHGFVGVVEQAVEMLFLAPQSRGKGLGKMLLNFAIAEFGARKLDVNEQNPGAVGFYEHMGFKVVSRSPVDATGKPFPLLHMEL; translated from the coding sequence ATGCCAATGAACATCGTCGTTGCAATGGAAGATGACTACCTTGAAATCATGGAAGTTTGGGAAGCATCCGTTCGGGCTACGCATGAGTTCCTGACGGAAAGGGATATCCGGTTTTTCAGGTCTGTGATTCTGAGTGAATATCTTCCCACGGTCACGCTCCATTGCGTCAAGGACGGGGTTGGTAGAATCCACGGCTTCGTGGGTGTGGTCGAACAGGCTGTAGAAATGCTGTTTCTGGCCCCGCAAAGCAGGGGCAAGGGGCTGGGGAAGATGTTGTTGAATTTTGCCATAGCCGAATTCGGGGCAAGGAAGTTGGACGTTAACGAACAAAATCCTGGTGCGGTCGGTTTCTACGAACACATGGGGTTCAAGGTAGTGAGCCGTTCTCCGGTGGATGCAACGGGCAAGCCATTTCCTCTCCTGCATATGGAGCTGTAG
- a CDS encoding deoxyribonuclease IV yields the protein MYLGAHMSIAGGLYMAFERIGKVGGTALQIFTRNQRQWKVPDLTAYDIELFSMAWQQWGDYPVAAHDSYLINLASNNPDLLNRSTLAFAEELRRIEALSVPYLVTHPGSHLGDGVEAGIERYAANLDAAIEKSGSERGMVLLETTAGQGTNLGSTFEELAAVIALSAHPDRLGVCYDTCHTFAAGYDIRTPEAYAETFAAFDRIIGLDRLKFFHLNDTKNEFGSRKDRHEHIGQGEIGQEGFRNLMRDLRFADIPKTLETPKDDDLEDDIRNLDLLRGLVK from the coding sequence ATGTATTTGGGAGCGCATATGTCCATTGCCGGAGGCCTGTATATGGCCTTCGAGCGCATCGGCAAGGTCGGTGGCACGGCCTTGCAGATTTTTACCCGCAATCAGCGGCAGTGGAAGGTTCCCGACCTGACCGCTTACGACATAGAGCTTTTTTCCATGGCCTGGCAGCAGTGGGGTGATTATCCCGTTGCCGCGCACGATTCCTATCTGATCAATCTCGCCTCCAACAATCCCGACCTGCTGAACCGGTCGACCCTGGCCTTTGCCGAGGAACTCCGGCGGATCGAGGCCCTGTCCGTTCCCTATCTGGTCACCCATCCCGGTTCCCATCTGGGCGATGGCGTGGAGGCGGGCATAGAACGGTATGCGGCCAATCTTGACGCGGCCATCGAGAAATCCGGCAGCGAGCGCGGCATGGTCCTGCTGGAGACCACGGCCGGACAGGGCACCAACCTCGGTTCCACGTTCGAAGAGCTGGCAGCCGTCATCGCCCTGTCCGCCCACCCGGACCGGCTCGGTGTCTGCTACGACACCTGTCACACTTTTGCCGCAGGCTACGATATCCGAACTCCCGAGGCGTATGCGGAAACCTTTGCCGCCTTTGACCGCATCATCGGTCTGGACCGGCTCAAATTTTTCCATCTGAACGACACCAAGAACGAATTCGGCTCCCGCAAGGACCGGCACGAACATATCGGGCAGGGCGAGATCGGCCAGGAAGGCTTCCGCAACCTCATGCGCGACCTTCGTTTTGCCGACATCCCCAAGACTCTGGAAACGCCCAAGGACGACGACCTTGAAGACGACATTCGCAACCTGGACTTGCTGCGCGGACTGGTGAAATAG
- a CDS encoding HD-GYP domain-containing protein gives MFDWEKSMSAEEARKAMERERPEGREPETVVVVGEMVPIQEELVRADRMYGEAVGYAHEFMDAVRRGKSFEFNDAVPLVSGFIESVFRNESAAAAIGKLKAFDKYTYTHCINVSILAVILGKRLGYSQENLELIGLAGIFHDVGKAVIPESVLNKPGKLNEKEMNIMRTHPLRGYEILKKQKNIPEEVLHAALDHHEKFDGSGYPRGLKGDEISDFSRLLSVVDVYDALTSKRVYKDPLPPGKVLGMMFKWRVTDYHPNIVEEFIKSLGVYPVGSFVRLSNGHYAVVIDHNIVDPLLPLVREVYDGSMRQIPATEIDLAVSGTTITEVVNPDDYNINVYRLI, from the coding sequence ATGTTCGATTGGGAAAAATCCATGTCGGCCGAAGAGGCACGAAAGGCCATGGAGCGGGAGCGCCCTGAAGGACGCGAGCCGGAGACGGTGGTCGTTGTCGGGGAAATGGTTCCCATTCAGGAGGAATTGGTTCGCGCCGATAGGATGTATGGCGAGGCCGTGGGGTACGCACATGAGTTCATGGACGCGGTCAGGCGCGGAAAGTCCTTTGAATTCAATGATGCCGTGCCGCTGGTCAGCGGATTTATCGAGTCCGTGTTTCGGAACGAGTCGGCCGCTGCCGCCATCGGCAAGCTGAAGGCTTTTGACAAGTATACCTATACCCACTGCATCAACGTTTCCATCCTGGCCGTGATCCTCGGCAAAAGGCTCGGTTATTCTCAGGAGAATCTTGAACTGATCGGTCTTGCCGGAATCTTCCACGACGTGGGCAAGGCGGTCATTCCAGAAAGCGTCTTGAACAAGCCGGGCAAGTTGAACGAAAAAGAGATGAATATCATGCGCACACACCCCCTGCGCGGATACGAGATCCTCAAGAAGCAGAAGAACATCCCGGAAGAGGTCCTGCACGCGGCATTGGACCACCACGAAAAATTCGACGGCAGCGGATATCCGCGCGGCCTGAAGGGAGACGAGATCAGCGATTTTTCCCGGTTGTTGTCCGTGGTGGATGTGTACGACGCCCTGACCAGCAAGCGGGTGTACAAGGATCCTTTGCCGCCCGGCAAGGTTCTGGGGATGATGTTCAAGTGGCGGGTGACCGACTACCACCCCAATATCGTGGAGGAGTTCATCAAGAGTCTGGGGGTGTATCCCGTGGGCAGTTTTGTGCGTCTCTCCAACGGACATTATGCCGTGGTCATCGATCACAACATCGTCGACCCGCTTTTGCCCCTGGTTCGCGAGGTCTATGACGGTTCCATGCGGCAGATCCCGGCCACTGAAATCGATCTGGCCGTCAGCGGGACGACCATCACCGAAGTGGTCAATCCCGACGATTACAACATCAACGTCTACAGATTGATCTAG
- a CDS encoding HAD-IA family hydrolase gives MPKLDAIIFDFDGTLADVPLDFDFMKTKIAALGEVFMDERPVPDGLPALEWLEALAAQVMERDRAEGMEFLSRGRLVIAATELDAARDGQLFEFTRPTLATLRKRGVAAGVITRNISAAVKVVFPDIEKFIEVFIPREIAVCLKPNPGHLLQALDLLGIAPEHTLMVGDHPMDVETAKAAGAMSAAVTSGKVTAQGFAHLDPDFVSADVQALMAVLAETGLL, from the coding sequence TTGCCCAAGCTTGACGCCATTATATTCGATTTCGACGGGACGTTGGCCGACGTGCCTTTGGACTTTGATTTCATGAAGACCAAGATCGCGGCCCTGGGCGAGGTGTTCATGGACGAGCGCCCGGTGCCTGACGGTCTGCCCGCGCTGGAGTGGCTGGAGGCGCTGGCGGCCCAGGTCATGGAGCGGGACCGGGCCGAAGGCATGGAGTTCCTGTCGCGCGGCAGGCTGGTCATCGCGGCCACGGAGCTGGACGCAGCCAGGGACGGCCAGCTGTTCGAGTTCACCCGACCGACTCTTGCCACGCTGCGAAAACGCGGTGTGGCCGCAGGCGTGATCACCCGCAATATCTCGGCGGCGGTGAAAGTGGTTTTCCCTGACATAGAGAAATTTATCGAAGTATTCATTCCCCGCGAGATCGCCGTGTGTCTCAAGCCGAATCCCGGCCACCTGCTTCAGGCCTTGGATTTACTGGGCATTGCCCCGGAACATACCCTCATGGTGGGTGATCACCCCATGGATGTCGAGACGGCCAAGGCCGCCGGGGCCATGTCCGCGGCCGTGACCAGCGGCAAGGTGACTGCCCAGGGGTTTGCTCATCTCGACCCCGATTTCGTGTCTGCGGACGTGCAGGCCCTGATGGCTGTTCTGGCGGAGACCGGCCTTTTGTGA